A part of Gemmatimonadaceae bacterium genomic DNA contains:
- a CDS encoding DoxX family membrane protein codes for MQRASLLLLRISLGGLMVYWGIDKLINVTHGITVAQKFYGGAAVATVPMQAFGALQVVLGVAVILGVGRRVSYPALLLVTGTTLLAVWKSIVDPFKLVVEGGNLIFYPSLIIFAAAVVLLAFRAADTLALDARRRRA; via the coding sequence ATGCAGCGCGCCTCGCTCCTCCTCCTCCGGATCTCGCTCGGCGGCCTGATGGTCTACTGGGGCATCGACAAGCTGATCAACGTCACCCATGGCATCACGGTGGCGCAGAAGTTCTACGGTGGCGCGGCCGTCGCGACCGTGCCGATGCAGGCGTTCGGCGCGCTGCAGGTGGTGCTTGGCGTGGCGGTGATCCTGGGCGTCGGACGTCGCGTTTCGTATCCCGCGCTGCTGCTGGTGACCGGCACCACCCTCCTGGCCGTCTGGAAGTCGATCGTCGACCCCTTCAAGCTGGTCGTCGAGGGTGGGAACCTGATCTTCTATCCGTCCCTGATCATCTTCGCCGCGGCCGTGGTGCTGCTGGCCTTCCGCGCTG